The uncultured Paludibaculum sp. sequence GCCATTGACATCCATGAAGGCGAGAACATCGATGAAGCGGCCTTGAAGGACCTCATCCGTACCGCAGTGGCTCTCAATCTCATGGGCAAGAGCAAGCCGAAGTCCCGGCGGGCGAGCAGCAAGCGGGCCGGCTAACTTCACCGCGGGTCCCGGCCCTATCTCCGTCACCAAGGAAGAGCTTCGACTATACGCCAGGCAGTTCGGCGTCGAGGCTCCGAACTGTCCGCCGAAGTGCCAGCTCCCGGCACCGATGACGGCGCGGATCGTCGGAACGGTCACGTCGTCGATCACATCCTCCTTCTGAGTACGCCTCAACGAATCCAGGCGGAGCAACTTCTGCCAGGTGTACCTCGACACGCTCTTCTAGTTGGATGCGTTAGACGACGGCGGCAACACCAGTTGAGTCCAGGGCCGTCGCCACACTGGATCTGGCGTGGCACTCCGAGGGTTCCGCGGATTTCGCGACCTAGACTCAGATGTGCCCCAGCTAATGGGCACCTGACCGGAGCGGATCCTGAGGTAGGGTTACGAGTCTGGCTTCACACGGCCCCTGCGCATGGAATCCTCACGCATTTCGATGCGGTGGGCATGACGCTGCGCCCATGCTGAACGCATCTTCAGTTCGCCTCAGGCGGAGGGAAAGCGTGTCACTGGGCCGTTTTCAAAATTGCAGCAAGTCGGGAATGAGCGACTTCCGCCGATGTGGTGTAGAAGACGAGCAACAGGAGGAATGGGCCGTCGTGCTTGACGGGCAATCCCCATGGGTCGGGGCCGTCAACCTCGATTGGCGGGCGCCAATGGAAGCAAGAAGGCCGGCCTCCCTCTCCGTGGAGGGTGGCCGGCCTTGGTCTTGATGGAGCGGCTTGGCTGTTGTGCAGGGTCGCTCAAGACTAGAAGTAGAACTTCAGACCAAGCACGACGCGGCGCGAAAGGGCCGCATTGGTGTAGCGTCCGAGGTTGGCATTGATCTGATCGCCAGCGGCGTTGAAGCGCGCGGTGGTGTCCATGCTGCTGTATTGCGTGTGATTGAACGTGTTATAGCTCTCCAGACGGAACTGCATGCTGCGGCCTTCGCGGGCGCCGAGTTTGAAGTTCTTGAACAGGGAGATATCCCAGTTGTTCAGTCCGGGGTTTGTGACGGTGGTCTTGGCGGCATTGCCGATGCCATTGACGGAATAGGCTGCCGTGGGTGGCTTGAAGGCATCCACGTTGAAGGCCTGGCCGGCGGGTGCCGATGCGTTGGGATCGCCAACCAGGACAACGCGGCTGTCGACGCCATTACCGGTCGCGCCGGTGAGATCAGCCGAATAGGATAGGCTGTAGCCGACGCCGGCGGGCGAGCCGGTGCTGAATTGGCTGACACCGGAGAGCTCCCAACCATTGAGAGCAACGCGGCTGAACTTGTTGTCCCAGTTCTTGCTGAAGTCAGGCAGGTTGTAGGTGTAGTTCAGCATCAGGGTATGGCGGCGATCGAAGCCGGCCAGACCGTAGTTGCGCATGCGGTAGTTAAGGGTGGGGCTGAGCACGCCACCCTGGCCGTCCACGAGGTCGAGGGACTTCGACCAGGAGTAGGCCATGTGGTAGGTGAAGCGGTCAGAGAATCGTTTGGTGAGCTGCACCTGCATCGCGTTGTAGTTGCCGTAGCCGGAGAACTCCAGGTAGTTGATGTTGGAGTATCCGAGATAGGGACGCAGGAAGTTGGCGGGCAGCGCGGTGCCGGTGGTGGAGTCGATGCTGGACGCGAGCCGGTTGGTGCCGTACTGCGTGGCGTTCAGATCGCGGTAGACCAGCAGGTGCTTCTGCGTATTGCCGACATAGGCCACGTCGAGCACGGTGCCAAAGCCGATGCTCTGCTGGACACCAAAGCTCCAGTTATAGACGGCCGGCGGGCTGTAGCTGCGCTGGAAGCCGTAGACGGCCGCCGGCCCGATGGTGGTTCCGGTGGTGGCAGAGGTGAGGTTGGCGAGCGTAGTGTAGTTCGCCGTCCCGGTGGTGACGAGCGGGGGCATCTGGACGAGCTGGAGAACCTGGTCGTCGTTGAAACGATCGTAGAAGATGCCGAAGCCTGAGCGGATGGCTGTCTTGCCATTGCCGAAGACGTCCCAGGCAAGGCCGATGCGGGGTGCGGCCTGGATGGAGGGCGAGTTGAGGACCTTCTCCTTGTAGGTGGTCATGCCCTGATAGGGGGTGCCAGTGGAGGGAGAGAATGCTCCGATTTTGACCGCGGGGTACAGCGTTCCGGTCGATGGGTCGCGAGCCATGCGGGTTTTGGAGACGGGGTCGACGTAGGGCGCCAGGAGCGGCGGTTGATTTGCGCTGCTGTAGACCGAAGAGTCGAAGATGGCCAGGGTGTCGTTGGCGCTATAGCTGGGCTGGATGGAGTAGAAGCGGACGCCGGCATCGATCGCCAGGCGGCGGTTGACTTTCCAGCTATCCTGCACGTACCACTCCGCGTTGAAGAACCGGCCGTGCGCGGAAGGATGGCCGTTCGCTTCGGAGTAAGAGTCCACGACGCCGAGAATCGCATTGGAGTACGGATTGTTGGTGTCGTAGGGGTTGTTGGCGTCGCGATCGAACGCCAGGGCACCATTGAAGGAGGTGGAGCGGGCGGCGTTGCGCGTGGTGCGCTCGAGGTAGACACCCATCTTGAAGGAGTGTTTGCCCCAGATCTTCGAGAGGTTGTCGGAGTAGTTCCAGATATTGTTGGTGCCGAAGAAGGGGTAGCGCCCCTCGATGGAGAGGGAGGCGGCACCGGTGACGCCTCCAAACGTGGCGTTGGGGATGAGGTTCAGCGGATTGGCCGAGGGATAGAACTGCCCCAGCGAAAGGCCAATCTTGCTGCGCACGTTGGCATCAAGACGATCCTGCGTGAGAGCATCCACGGTCTGTTTCGCGCGGTTCACGCCGAATGTGAACTCATTGACCATGGTCGGGTTGAAGGTATGGATCAATGTGGCAACGGCGCCGGCGCTGTGGATCTCATAGGAAATGGGCAGTTGTGGCCAGTTGTTGTTGCCGCCCAGGCCGACCGAGAGTCCGTACTCGCCGCGCACAGCCTGGAAGTCCTGAATCAGGCGGACGTAGAAGGTCGTGTTGGATGTGATGTTGTAGTCGGAGCGCAAAATGGAGTCACGCCGGGGCTGCTTGTTAACGCTAACCCCTGTCCAGTTATAGGTGTTGCTGGGGCCTTTGGTATTGGGCGTGGGGAAGAGGCTAAGGAGCTTCTGCCCATTCGCGTCGATGCGGCTGGATGGGATGGTGTTGTTCGGGAACGCCGCGTTGTTGTTGTAAGGATCCTTGATAGGGATCAGAGTGTTGTTGGTGTCGTACGACTGCGAAAAATCACCGTTGCGCTCCAGAGTCGTGGGGAAGGTCTGGGTCATCGTGCTGGATGGCGTCTGAATGGGCAGGAACTCCTGCGACCAGAAGAAGAACAGCTTGTCGCGGTTCTTGTTGAAGTTCGTCCCGGGCAGAAGAACGGGTCCGCCCAGTGTGTAGCCCGGGTAGTTGTAGCGATAGCGCGGGCGAGCGATTCCGCTCTTGTTGTTGAGCCATTCGTTGGCGTTGAGCGCTTCGTTCCGTAGGAAGTAGTAAGCGCTGCCGTGGAAGTCGCGCGTGCCGCTCTTGATGACGGTAAGAATGGTCGCACCGGAGCTTCGGCCATATTCAGCCTGGTAGTTGCTGAGCAGAACCTTAACTTCGCCCACAGCGTCGATGCTGGGCGCGAGGTACGGCCCGGTAAGTGAGCCTGTATCCAGACTGGAAACGCCATCCAGCGTTAGGTTGATGGAGCCTGCGCGGGTGCCGTTGATGTTGATGCCAGTGAGGTCGTTCCAGCCCGGTGATTCGCGATTGGCCGTGTCGATGACGCCGGGCAATAGCTTGGCCGTGCCCATATAGGAGCGGCCTTTCAGTGGCAGTTCGGCCATCTGGCGCGAGGAGATGAGACCGGAGCGCTCCGCGCTCTCCGTCTGCAACCGGGCAGCCTCCGCCGACACTGTCACTGTTTCCGTCAAAGCGCCAACCTCCAGCGAGATCGTTGGCAGGTTCACACGCTC is a genomic window containing:
- a CDS encoding carboxypeptidase-like regulatory domain-containing protein, translating into MTNHSFPTSNCFRRILVASLFLFMGLLPGRLAGQGLTGQLSGTVADSSGGTVADAEVIISNAQTGQVRSGKTNAEGYFLFTELLPGTYSLKINANGFKKHEQSKVSITATERVNLPTISLEVGALTETVTVSAEAARLQTESAERSGLISSRQMAELPLKGRSYMGTAKLLPGVIDTANRESPGWNDLTGININGTRAGSINLTLDGVSSLDTGSLTGPYLAPSIDAVGEVKVLLSNYQAEYGRSSGATILTVIKSGTRDFHGSAYYFLRNEALNANEWLNNKSGIARPRYRYNYPGYTLGGPVLLPGTNFNKNRDKLFFFWSQEFLPIQTPSSTMTQTFPTTLERNGDFSQSYDTNNTLIPIKDPYNNNAAFPNNTIPSSRIDANGQKLLSLFPTPNTKGPSNTYNWTGVSVNKQPRRDSILRSDYNITSNTTFYVRLIQDFQAVRGEYGLSVGLGGNNNWPQLPISYEIHSAGAVATLIHTFNPTMVNEFTFGVNRAKQTVDALTQDRLDANVRSKIGLSLGQFYPSANPLNLIPNATFGGVTGAASLSIEGRYPFFGTNNIWNYSDNLSKIWGKHSFKMGVYLERTTRNAARSTSFNGALAFDRDANNPYDTNNPYSNAILGVVDSYSEANGHPSAHGRFFNAEWYVQDSWKVNRRLAIDAGVRFYSIQPSYSANDTLAIFDSSVYSSANQPPLLAPYVDPVSKTRMARDPSTGTLYPAVKIGAFSPSTGTPYQGMTTYKEKVLNSPSIQAAPRIGLAWDVFGNGKTAIRSGFGIFYDRFNDDQVLQLVQMPPLVTTGTANYTTLANLTSATTGTTIGPAAVYGFQRSYSPPAVYNWSFGVQQSIGFGTVLDVAYVGNTQKHLLVYRDLNATQYGTNRLASSIDSTTGTALPANFLRPYLGYSNINYLEFSGYGNYNAMQVQLTKRFSDRFTYHMAYSWSKSLDLVDGQGGVLSPTLNYRMRNYGLAGFDRRHTLMLNYTYNLPDFSKNWDNKFSRVALNGWELSGVSQFSTGSPAGVGYSLSYSADLTGATGNGVDSRVVLVGDPNASAPAGQAFNVDAFKPPTAAYSVNGIGNAAKTTVTNPGLNNWDISLFKNFKLGAREGRSMQFRLESYNTFNHTQYSSMDTTARFNAAGDQINANLGRYTNAALSRRVVLGLKFYF